In Quercus robur chromosome 11, dhQueRobu3.1, whole genome shotgun sequence, the following proteins share a genomic window:
- the LOC126705718 gene encoding protein ALP1-like, whose product MDHSFLLMLSNLLHLQNSLDPTTSFLSSTLSSSTTTTTSSAASPTSSSSSASPSPTSLLSSSSAAPLLFFTIASVLSFLASSRPKPKSQTSASSLNPKKTPSPQNPNSDFSVSAFRALSTETIWSLEAPIRDAQWRSLYGLSYPVFTTVVEKLKPHIALSNLSLPSDYAVAMVLSRLSHGFSAKTLAARYSLEPYLISKITNMVTRLLATKLYAEFIKIPVSRRRLIETTQAFDELTSLPNMCGAIDGSHIKLHSLPSDPNLASHYKCRYGFPSVQLQVVADHKKIFWDVCVKAPGATDEAAHFRDSLLYNRLTSGDIVWEKVINVRGHNVRPYMVGDWCYPLLPFVLTPFSPNGMGTPAQNLFDGMLMKGRSVVVDAIGLLKGRWKILQDLNVGLNHAPQTIVACCVLHNLCQIAREPEPELWKEPDETGGSPRVLDAEKSFYYHGESLRQALADDLHQRLSTR is encoded by the coding sequence atggATCACTCGTTCTTgttaatgctttcaaatctacTCCATCTCCAAAACTCTCTAGACCCAACAACCTCATTCCTCTCCTCCACACTTTCCtcttccaccaccaccaccacttccTCCGCCGCATCCCctacctcctcctcctcctccgccTCCCCTTCCCCAACTTCCCTcctctcctcctcctccgccgCCCCTCTCCTCTTCTTCACCATCGCTTCTGTCCTCTCTTTCCTCGCTTCCTCTcgccccaaacccaaatcccaaaccTCCGCCTCTTCCTTAAACCCCAAGAAAACCCCTTctcctcaaaacccaaattccGATTTCTCCGTCTCTGCCTTTCGCGCTCTCTCCACCGAAACCATATGGTCCCTCGAAGCCCCAATTCGCGACGCGCAATGGAGGTCACTGTACGGGCTGTCGTACCCAGTTTTCACCACGGTGGTCGAGAAGCTCAAACCCCATATCGCTCTCTCTAACCTCTCTCTCCCTTCTGATTACGCTGTTGCTATGGTTCTCTCTCGCCTCTCCCATGGCTTCTCTGCTAAAACCCTCGCCGCTCGTTACTCGCTCGAGCCGTACTTGATTTCGAAGATTACCAACATGGTTACTCGTTTATTGGCCACCAAGCTTTACGCTGAGTTTATTAAGATTCCAGTCAGTCGTAGGCGTTTGATTGAGACAACGCAAGCTTTCGACGAGCTTACCTCGCTTCCCAACATGTGTGGAGCCATTGATGGGAGTCATATCAAGCTTCATAGTCTCCCCAGTGACCCTAATTTGGCTTCTCATTACAAATGCCGATATGGGTTTCCTTCGGTTCAGCTCCAGGTTGTGGCTGACCATAAGAAGATTTTCTGGGATGTGTGTGTAAAGGCGCCAGGTGCGACTGATGAGGCCGCGCATTTTAGGGATAGTCTTTTGTATAATAGGCTTACTTCTGGGGATATTGTGTGGGAGAAAGTTATCAATGTGAGGGGTCACAATGTGAGGCCTTATATGGTTGGGGATTGGTGCTATCCTTTGCTGCCATTTGTGCTCACACCCTTTTCGCCAAATGGGATGGGCACTCCTGCTCAGAACTTGTTCGATGGAATGCTTATGAAGGGGCGGTCTGTTGTGGTTGATGCAATTGGGTTGCTTAAGGGGAGATGGAAGATTCTTCAGGATTTGAATGTGGGACTTAATCATGCACCGCAGACAATTGTTGCTTGTTGCGTTTTGCATAATTTGTGTCAGATTGCAAGGGAACCGGAGCCAGAGCTTTGGAAGGAGCCAGATGAGACTGGGGGTTCACCTAGGGTGCTTGACGCTGAGAAGTCGTTTTATTATCATGGGGAGAGCTTGAGGCAGGCATTGGCTGATGATTTGCACCAAAGGCTTTCTACAAGATAG
- the LOC126705028 gene encoding uncharacterized protein LOC126705028 has product MVVGETKVCGERANRISGRINLDRAIFANSIGLSGGLWILWDSDQVEILEVASIEQEIHVIVNSSSRPPWLLSAIYASPGFAKRWLLWENLESVANLYSMPWVIVGDFNEVLMGEDKFRAIQHLEKTHSDHCPIKLCFEKIGGVQLPRPFRFQPMWLSHLTFPEVVRDAWTNSASLHQAVSNFSSKEISWNKSQFGNLFQRKNRILARLKGIQNCLSLRLNSFLIELEGKLRLEYAEVAKLEEEFWAMKVRILWLVEGDRNTFFYHTSTLVHCKRNRILCMKDRMGNWLNGEREIAGFIRQGFLDLFTSGHTSAPLAAWDPPAWNNHLNDEALGILESPVTNKEISEGLWALKPFKAPGPDGLHAGFFHHFCLVVVNLRKEVKNIFNSGVVPDYLY; this is encoded by the exons ATGGTTGTTGGTGAGACTAAAGTTTGTGGTGAAAGAGCTAATAGGATCTCAGGAAGAATAAATCTAGATAGGGCTATTTTTGCGAATTCCATTGGCCTATCTGGAGGGTTGTGGATTCTCTGGGATTCTGACCAAGTTGAAATTTTGGAAGTAGCATCCATTGAGCAAGAAATCCACGTGATTGTTAATTCCTCTTCAAGACCCCCCTGGCTCCTCTCAGCAATTTATGCCAGTCCTGGCTTTGCCAAAAGATGGCTGCTGTGGGAGAATCTGGAATCTGTGGCAAACCTTTACTCAATGCCATGGGTTATAGTAGGTGACTTCAATGAAGTGCTCATGGGGGAGGATAAGTTTAGAG CTATCCAGCATTTGGAAAAAACCCACTCAGATCACTGCCCAATTAAATTGTGCTTTGAGAAAATTGGTGGGGTTCAGCTCCCCAGGCCTTTCCGTTTCCAACCTATGTGGCTTTCGCACCTAACTTTCCCGGAAGTTGTCCGAGATGCCTGGACAAATTCTGCCTCCCTTCATCAAGCAGTGTCTAACTTCTCTTCCAAGGAAATCAGCTGGAACAAAAGCCAATTTGGCAACCTGTTTCAGAGAAAAAACAGAATTCTGGCCAGACTTAAAGGAATTCAAAATTGCTTGTCTCTAAGACTTAACTCGTTCTTAATTGAATTAGAAGGTAAGCTTAGATTGGAATACGCGGAAGTGGCAAAACTCGAAGAGGAGTTCTGGGCTATGAAAGTTCGTATTCTTTGGCTGGTTGAGGGAGATAGAAATACCTTCTTTTACCACACCTCAACTCTTGTGCACTGCAAGCGGAACCGTATCTTATGTATGAAGGATAGAATGGGTAATTGGCTAAATGGGGAAAGGGAGATTGCAGGTTTTATCAGACAGGGTTTCTTGGACCTCTTCACCTCAGGCCACACCAGTGCTCCCTTGGCTGCCTGGGACCCCCCTGCTTGGAACAACCATCTCAATGATGAAGCCTTAGGTATCTTAGAATCCCCGGTCACAAACAAAGAGATATCCGAGGGTCTTTGGGCTCTCAAACCCTTTAAAGCCCCTGGCCCAGACGGTCTTCATGCAGGTTTCTTTCACCATTTTTGTCTGGTTGTGGTGAATCTGAGGAAGGAggttaaaaacatttttaattcAGGGGTAGTTCCAGATTATCTGTattag